Proteins from one Nyctibius grandis isolate bNycGra1 chromosome 2, bNycGra1.pri, whole genome shotgun sequence genomic window:
- the TMSB4X gene encoding thymosin beta-4 produces MSDKPDMAEIEKFDKSKLKKTETQEKNPLPSKETIEQEKQAGES; encoded by the exons ATGTCCGACAAACCAGACATGGCCGAGATCGAGAAATTTGACAAGTCCAAATTGAAGAAGACAGAGACGCAAGAGAAAAACCCGCTGCCTTCAAAAGAAA CAATTGAACAGGAGAAGCAAGCGGGTGAATCGTAA